The DNA segment CTCACGGTCTGCGGCAACGGCCTGGGCACCAGCCTGTTCCTCAAGAACACCGTCGAGCAGGTCCTCGACCGCTGGGGCTGGCTGCCGTACGTCACCGTGGAGGCGACCGACACCGTCTCGGCCCGGGGCAAGGCGTCCGAGGCCGTGGCGATCCTCACCTCGGGGGAGATAGCACGGACGCTCGGCGACATCGGCGTACCCGTCAAGGTCGTCAGCGACTTCACCAGCACCGCAGAGGCCGACCGCGTCCTTCGGGACACCTACGATGTGTGAGGAGGCCCAGTCACCATGGCCTGGCTTGTCACCACCGCCCAATTCCTCGTCGACGAGATCCTCAGCCAGCCCCCGTACCTGGTGGGCCTGATCACCGCGGCGGGTCTGCTCGCGCTGCGCAGGCCCGTGGGGCAGGTCGCCGGAGGCGCGATCAAGGCCACCCTCGGCTTCCTGCTGATCAACGCCGGGGCGACCCTGGTCACCGGCTCGCTGGGCCCGCTGGGCGAGATGATCCAGGGCGCCACCGGCGCGCACGGTGTCATCCCGACCAACGAGGCCATCGTCGGCATCGCCCAGCAGCAGTACGGCTCCCGGGTCGCCTGGCTGATGATCCTGGGCCTCGCCGTCAGCCTGGTGCTGGCACGGTTCACCCCGCTGCGCTACGTCTTCCTGACGGGCCATCACATGCTGTTCATGGCCACGCTGCTGACGATGGTGCTGGCGAGCGCCGGCCAGCCGTCGTGGCTGGTGGTGGTCGTCGGGGGCGTGCTGCTCGGCATCATGCTGGTGGCGATGCCGGCCTTCGCGCACCCCTGGACCAGGCGGGTGACCGGCAACGACACCATCGCCATCGGCCACTTCGGCAGCGCCGGCTACATCGCCTCGGGGGCCACCGGGCAGCTGGTGGGCGGACGCAGCCGCAGTACCGAGGAGATGAAGCTCCCCGAGGGGTTGCGGTTCCTGCGGGACTCGATGGTCGCCACCGCCCTGTCCATGGTGGTGCTCTACGTGGTCATGGCGCTGGTCGACCTGGGCAAGGTGGGCGAAACGAAGGCGTTCAAGGCCTTCGCCGTCGGCGGGGGGACGGCCGCCGACGGCGTCGGCAACTACGTGATGCAGGCCGTCATGCAGGGGCTGGAGTTCGGCGTCTCGGTGGCCGTGATCCTGTTCGGCGTGCGCACCATCCTCGGTGAGCTGGTGCCGGCCTTCCAGGGCATCGCGGAGCGGCTGGTGCCCGGTGCGGTCCCCGCCCTGGACGCGCCCATCGTCTTCCCCTACGCCCAGAACGCCGTGCTCATCGGGTTCGTCGCCAGCTTCGCCGGCGGCCTGGTCAGCCTGGGCCTGCTGGGCTGGGTCCTCCATCCGGCCTTCGGGCTCGCGCTGGTGCTGCCGGGGCTCGTGCCGCACTTCTTCACCGGTGGCGCCGCGGGCGTCTACGGAAATGCGACCGGAGGCCGCCGAGGGGCCGTCGTGGGCTCCTTCGTCAACGGCGTGCTGATCACCCTCCTGCCCGCGCTGCTGCTGAAGGTGCTCGGCGCCTTCGGCAAGGAGAACACCACGTTCGGCGACGCCGACTTCGGGTGGTTCGGCTCGGTCGTCGGCTACGCGGCCAAGGCGGGGAGGACGGGCGGCCTGGTGCTGATGCTGCTCATCGGTGCCGTGGTGCTGGCGGCCGCGATCGTGGTGCAGAAGCGGGTGGTGCTCACCGGCTGGGACCCGGGTGCGCGCCGCGACACGCTGCTGCCGCCGGGGGCCACCGGGGCTGCGGCGGTGCCCGCGCCTCGACCGGCGCCCGGCATGGTGGGGCACGCGAAGGTGGCGCCGCCGGCCGGAGCCCCGGCACCGCCGCCCCCGCCGGCGGGCTGAGCGGGCCCGCGGCCGCGCGACCAGGCCCCAGGGGCCGGTGGTCCGGATGGCAGCGACCGACCCCTGGGGAACGGGGGGCGACCCGCACCCCACGGGACCAAGGTCGCGGACCACCCGGCTCGCGTCCGACTCACCGGGGACCGCGCGGCCGTCTCGGGCGCGCGTCCCCGGCCAGCCGGCCGCGGGTGCCTCAGGGGTCCTTGCACTATGAGCGTCCGATCAGGGCGCGTGGTCTGGTGCTGGGGGCACTCCCCCACTGCCCTGAACGGGCGTGGGAGGTACCCCCACCCACGTCTTTCAGGCTGTGGGGGAGCATCGCAAGGCGCCGGAGAGTCCTTGATGGGGGTCCCCCCGCTCGAGCGAAGCCGAGAGTGGGGGAGGAGCTACCAGGGCTTTCCGGCAACGCGGCGAGGTGCGGTGCCAGGCCGCGCGACCCGGGCGGGCATAGTGCAAGGACCCCTCAGGACTGGAGGTGGCGGATGACCGCGAGCACCCGGCGGTTGTGATCCTCCGACGGCGGCAGCCCGAGCTTGCCGAAGACCGCCGCGACGTGCTTCTCCACGGTGCCCGGCGACACCGTCAGGGCCGCCGCGATCGAGCTGTTGGAGCGGCCCTCGGCCATCAGCGACAGCACCTCACGTTCCCGCTGGGTGAGCGCGGTCAGCTCGTCGGTGTGCCGGTTCGCCCCGGCGAGCTGGGTCACCACCTCCGGATCGAGCGCTGTGCCTCCGCCGCCGACCCGGTGCAGCGCGTCCACGAACTCCGCGACATCGGCCACCCGGTCCTTGAGCAGGTAGCCCACGCCCGCCGATCCCTGCGCGAGCAGCCTGGTCGCGTACCGCGTCTCCACGTGCTGGGAGAACAGCAGCACACCCGTGCCGGGGTGGTCCCGGCGGATGCCGATGGCGGCGCGCAGGCCCTCGTCGGTGTGCGTGGGCGGCATCCGGATGTCCACGACGGTGACGTCCGGCCGGTGCTCGGCGACCGCCGCGCGCAGCGCCTGCGCGTCGCCCACGGCGGCGCACACCTCGTGCCCGCGCTCGGCCAGCATCTGGGCCATCAGCTCCCGCAGCACGGCCGCGTCCTCGGCGATCACCACACGCATGGCGCGCATGCTCTCACGCGTGCAACGGCAGCTCGACGGTGACCACCGTCGGCCCGCCCGGCGGGCTGTCCACGTCCAGGGTGCCGTCCACCGGGCGTACCCGCTGCTGGAGGCCGGTGAGGCCGCTGCCCGCGCCCACGTACGCACCGCCCTGCCCGTCGTCGGTGACGGCGAGGCGCAGCATGCCGTCCCGCTGGACCGCGAGGAGCCGGGCCCGCCGGGCACCGCTGTGCTTGATGACGTTGGTCAGCAGCTCCGCCGCACAGAAGTAGGCGATGGTCTCGATGGCGGCCGTGGGCCGCACCGGCATGTCCACCGACAGCTCCACCGGCACCGTGCTGCGCGCCGCGAGGGTCGCCAGCGCGTCCGGCAGGCCGTCGTCGAGCACGGGCGGGTGGATACCGCGGGCCAGGTCGCGCAGCTCCACGATGGCCTCCTTGGCGTTGTGGTGGGCGGTCTCCACCAGGCGGCGCAGCCTCTCCTGTCCGGGATCCTCCGGCGTGGCGCCGAGCCCGTCCCTGATCATGTCCAGACTCATCGCCAGCGCGACCAGCCTGACCTGGGCGCCGTCGTGCAGATCGCGCTCCACGCGGCGCAGCAGCGCCGCCGCGTCGTCCACCGCCAGCGCCCGTGTCTCCTCCAGGTCCCTGACCCGCTCGGCGAGCGCCCCGGGGCCGAGCAGTTCCCGCATCAGACGCCGGTCGACACGGACCACCGCCCGGGCCAGCCACGGCGCGATCAGCAGCGTGGCCAACCCCACCGCCGCGGCGAGCAGCGTGCCCCAAAACGTGTGGAAGCGGGGCGAGCCACCGAACGGCAGCGGCGTCAGCGTCGGAGCCCCGCGCTCGCCGCCGTGGGCGGGGTACTGCCCGAGCAGGCTCCACCGCAGCGGCGTGCTCAGGTTGATCAGGCCCGTCGCCCACCACATCACGGCGTACCAGCCGAACGCCGACACCGGCAGCTTGACCAGCACGTAGGCCACGCAGCGCCAGGCGGCGCCGTCCCGCAGCCGGGTGTCGACCCGCGAGAAGAGCCCATGAGCCCGGGGGACCGGGGCGGGGGCCGGGATGTGCTCCCCCAGCAGCCACCGGGCGAGCCCCCGGTGCGCCCGCCCCAGCACCCGCCCGAGCCCGAGTCCCAGCACCAGGAACAGCGCGCCGAGGATGCCGCCGATCAGCGAGACCAGCAGCCCGGAACCCAGGCAGAGCAGCACGACGACCAGCACGAACCCGGCCAGGGCCAACGGGAGGCCGGCCAGGCAGTACCCGAGCTCGGCCCACGCACGGGCCGTCCAGGGTGCGGTCAGGACGACGCGAACTCGGTGAGCCATGTGGCCGGCGCCGGCGCCGGCGCCGGCGCGGCGGGTGGCGGCGTGCCCGCTGCCTGCCGGGTTGCCGTCCTCGACTGCGGGTGTCTCCGCGTGCGGTGCCTCAGGTGCCCGGGGGCCGCCCGGGGGTGCGGCGCGCTCGTCGGCCATGGGCACCTGCTTGTCCGCCATGGGCACAGTGTGCTGGTCCACGGCCCGCTCAGGCATCCCGCCGGACCAGCAACGCGCCGCCGGCCACGAGTATCAGGGCCGCATAGAGGCAGAGGACGCCGAACCCGGTCCACGGCGAGAGCATGTCAGGCATCGGCTTGGCCACGGCCAGGGAGTTCCCCGCGATCATGGTGGGGAAGTACTTGGCGAACCTGACTCCGGTCAGCCCGGAGAGGATCGCCGGGAGCACGAAGACGACGGCCACGAGGGCGCCGATGGCGCTCGGCGCCTGCCGTGTGACCGAGCCGAGGCCCACGCCCATGAGGCCGACCAGCGCGAGGTAGGCGCCGGAGAGCAGCACGGCCCGCAGCACACCGGGCTGGTCCAGCGCCGGGTGCGGCACCGCCGGGTGCAGCGCGGCCCGACCGGCGAAGAAGGTGACGAGGGCGACGGCCTCGCCGACGGCCAGCGCCAGCAGCCCGAACACACCGGCCTTCGCCGCCAGCGCCATCGGTCGCCGGGGGACGGTCGCGAGCGTGGACCTGATGGATCCCGACGCGTACTCTCCGGTGACGAGCAGCACCCCGATGACACCGATCACCAACTGGCCCACGGCCACACCGGCCATGACGTTGTTGGTGGGGTCGAAGGCGGCGGCCCTGTCCGGGCTGGGCGGCCTGGTGTTGGCCATGGTGATCACGCCGATGCCGACCATGGCCACGGCCGTGAGCAGCAGCGCCCAGAGCGTCGACCGCAGGGTGCGCAGCTTGATCCACTCCATGCGGGCCACGTGCCGAAGGCCGTACCGGCCACCCGCATGGGCCGACTTCGGGCGGGACGCGGCGGAGGGTTCCGTCAGGGGACCGGACGGGGCGGAGTGGCCCGGCGCCGGTGACGGGTGGGGACCGGGGGATGCCGGTGACGTCATGAGTGCCGCTCCTCGTCCTGTGCGGTGCCCCGGCGGGGCGAGGCCTTCTCCGAGTGCCGGCTGCTCGCCGGCGGACTGTGGTGAGGGGCGGGAGCACCACCCGGCAGGGGCCCGGCCGCGTCGCGGGTGGACGTGCCGTCCACGGAACGTGCGGCGCGAAGGCCGGGGTCCGCGCCCGCCGCGCGCGGAGCGGGGGCCGAGCCGTGGTACTCGGCGCTCTCGCCGGTCAGCCGGAAGAAGGCGTCTTCGAGCGAACCGC comes from the Streptomyces sp. TS71-3 genome and includes:
- a CDS encoding response regulator transcription factor, whose amino-acid sequence is MRVVIAEDAAVLRELMAQMLAERGHEVCAAVGDAQALRAAVAEHRPDVTVVDIRMPPTHTDEGLRAAIGIRRDHPGTGVLLFSQHVETRYATRLLAQGSAGVGYLLKDRVADVAEFVDALHRVGGGGTALDPEVVTQLAGANRHTDELTALTQREREVLSLMAEGRSNSSIAAALTVSPGTVEKHVAAVFGKLGLPPSEDHNRRVLAVIRHLQS
- a CDS encoding sensor histidine kinase, whose product is MADKQVPMADERAAPPGGPRAPEAPHAETPAVEDGNPAGSGHAATRRAGAGAGAGHMAHRVRVVLTAPWTARAWAELGYCLAGLPLALAGFVLVVVLLCLGSGLLVSLIGGILGALFLVLGLGLGRVLGRAHRGLARWLLGEHIPAPAPVPRAHGLFSRVDTRLRDGAAWRCVAYVLVKLPVSAFGWYAVMWWATGLINLSTPLRWSLLGQYPAHGGERGAPTLTPLPFGGSPRFHTFWGTLLAAAVGLATLLIAPWLARAVVRVDRRLMRELLGPGALAERVRDLEETRALAVDDAAALLRRVERDLHDGAQVRLVALAMSLDMIRDGLGATPEDPGQERLRRLVETAHHNAKEAIVELRDLARGIHPPVLDDGLPDALATLAARSTVPVELSVDMPVRPTAAIETIAYFCAAELLTNVIKHSGARRARLLAVQRDGMLRLAVTDDGQGGAYVGAGSGLTGLQQRVRPVDGTLDVDSPPGGPTVVTVELPLHA
- a CDS encoding PTS ascorbate transporter subunit IIC gives rise to the protein MAWLVTTAQFLVDEILSQPPYLVGLITAAGLLALRRPVGQVAGGAIKATLGFLLINAGATLVTGSLGPLGEMIQGATGAHGVIPTNEAIVGIAQQQYGSRVAWLMILGLAVSLVLARFTPLRYVFLTGHHMLFMATLLTMVLASAGQPSWLVVVVGGVLLGIMLVAMPAFAHPWTRRVTGNDTIAIGHFGSAGYIASGATGQLVGGRSRSTEEMKLPEGLRFLRDSMVATALSMVVLYVVMALVDLGKVGETKAFKAFAVGGGTAADGVGNYVMQAVMQGLEFGVSVAVILFGVRTILGELVPAFQGIAERLVPGAVPALDAPIVFPYAQNAVLIGFVASFAGGLVSLGLLGWVLHPAFGLALVLPGLVPHFFTGGAAGVYGNATGGRRGAVVGSFVNGVLITLLPALLLKVLGAFGKENTTFGDADFGWFGSVVGYAAKAGRTGGLVLMLLIGAVVLAAAIVVQKRVVLTGWDPGARRDTLLPPGATGAAAVPAPRPAPGMVGHAKVAPPAGAPAPPPPPAG
- a CDS encoding ABC transporter permease; the protein is MTSPASPGPHPSPAPGHSAPSGPLTEPSAASRPKSAHAGGRYGLRHVARMEWIKLRTLRSTLWALLLTAVAMVGIGVITMANTRPPSPDRAAAFDPTNNVMAGVAVGQLVIGVIGVLLVTGEYASGSIRSTLATVPRRPMALAAKAGVFGLLALAVGEAVALVTFFAGRAALHPAVPHPALDQPGVLRAVLLSGAYLALVGLMGVGLGSVTRQAPSAIGALVAVVFVLPAILSGLTGVRFAKYFPTMIAGNSLAVAKPMPDMLSPWTGFGVLCLYAALILVAGGALLVRRDA